From a region of the Caldalkalibacillus thermarum genome:
- a CDS encoding IreB family regulatory phosphoprotein, with product MSSMDHTMKFNVKGEKVEVDPKEVLLAVYNSLEEKGYHPINQIVGYLLSGDPAYIPRHNNARSLIRKVERDELIEELVRAYVERYREESKR from the coding sequence ATGAGCTCCATGGATCACACAATGAAATTTAACGTCAAAGGAGAAAAGGTCGAGGTTGACCCTAAGGAAGTACTGCTAGCCGTCTACAACTCCCTTGAAGAGAAAGGTTACCATCCCATCAATCAGATTGTGGGGTATCTCCTGTCTGGAGACCCCGCTTATATTCCCAGACATAACAATGCCCGCAGTCTGATTCGTAAAGTGGAACGGGATGAATTGATCGAAGAGCTCGTCCGGGCCTATGTGGAACGTTACCGGGAAGAGTCAAAACGCTAG
- the recD2 gene encoding SF1B family DNA helicase RecD2 — translation MDVIQPSLFDESRPYIKGKLKYEIFHNTDNLYTVSKIKIVEATEDIDDKEMTVVGYYPSLLEGELYTFWGQVKEHPRFGRQYQVDYFRKELPQGREGVIQYLSSDLFPGIGEKTATRIVDTLGEKAITLILENPDVLQQVPRLSEEQRQLMYRRLLEYQGLEQIMVKLGEYGIGLSLSIQIYQTYAERAMQVLEDNPYQLIEDIEGIGFKRADAIARAMGIRYDAPERIRAACHYFLWEQAEQNGHVYYPLELVIPGVQKWLNKQGEMESGEQEIDQGRIEQQLLELAEEGKLILEDDRLYLPSLFFAEKGFAKKVKQLVKRRVELPVSHDQFLRALGELEDRLGIQYAESQKQAIEQALHSSLMILTGGPGTGKTTVIKGIVELFAAIYDLPLDPNVYAQREEPFPFLLVAPTGRAAKRMEESTGLPAFTIHRLLGWKGGQEFDYSEDRPLEGKLLIVDETSMMDQWLANQLFRALPDDIHVILVGDQDQLPSVGPGQVLRDLLDSGQIPVVELKDVFRQAQDSSIISLAHQIKNGRLQEDITQPKPDRRFFPCSSDQVVDVVSRVCQSALNKGYTPKDIQVLAPMYRGKAGIDALNEALQQTFNPPAEHKRELKVKDHIFRVGDKVLQLVNNLEQHVFNGDIGEVTAILLAQETKEQEDQLVVAFEHKEVRYKKSELHQLTLAYCCSIHKSQGSEYPIVVVPVVKSYQRMLRRNLLYTAITRGKEYLILCGEKDAFDAAIDREEAAIRYTHLKETLQEWLAGNHS, via the coding sequence ATGGACGTGATTCAACCTTCCCTGTTTGATGAAAGCCGTCCTTACATCAAGGGCAAGCTAAAGTATGAGATTTTCCATAACACGGACAACCTGTACACCGTCAGTAAAATCAAAATAGTTGAGGCAACTGAGGATATTGATGACAAAGAAATGACGGTAGTAGGCTACTATCCTTCTCTCTTGGAAGGGGAACTGTACACCTTTTGGGGACAGGTGAAGGAACATCCCCGTTTTGGACGGCAGTACCAGGTTGATTATTTTCGCAAAGAACTTCCCCAGGGGCGGGAAGGTGTGATCCAGTATTTATCCAGTGATCTTTTTCCCGGTATAGGAGAAAAAACAGCCACCCGCATTGTGGATACGCTGGGGGAGAAGGCGATTACGCTGATTTTGGAAAATCCGGATGTTTTGCAGCAAGTGCCCCGCTTAAGCGAAGAGCAGCGCCAGCTGATGTATCGCAGGTTGTTGGAGTATCAGGGATTGGAACAGATTATGGTCAAATTGGGTGAATATGGCATAGGATTGTCCCTGTCCATTCAGATTTATCAAACCTATGCTGAGCGGGCGATGCAAGTGTTGGAGGATAATCCCTACCAGCTGATTGAGGATATCGAGGGCATTGGTTTCAAACGGGCCGACGCCATCGCCCGGGCCATGGGCATCCGTTATGATGCACCAGAACGGATCCGGGCTGCCTGCCATTATTTTTTATGGGAGCAGGCGGAGCAGAATGGCCACGTTTATTATCCCCTTGAGCTGGTGATTCCCGGGGTTCAAAAGTGGCTGAACAAGCAAGGGGAAATGGAGAGCGGGGAACAAGAGATTGACCAGGGAAGGATTGAACAGCAACTTTTGGAATTGGCCGAAGAGGGGAAGCTTATTTTGGAGGATGACCGTTTGTATCTGCCTTCTCTGTTCTTTGCCGAAAAAGGGTTTGCCAAGAAAGTTAAGCAGCTGGTCAAAAGACGGGTAGAGCTGCCAGTTTCTCATGACCAATTTTTACGTGCCTTGGGAGAATTGGAAGATAGGCTTGGTATCCAGTATGCGGAGAGCCAGAAACAAGCCATTGAACAAGCTTTGCACAGTTCACTCATGATTTTAACGGGAGGGCCAGGGACTGGAAAAACCACCGTGATTAAAGGGATTGTGGAGCTCTTTGCAGCGATTTACGACTTGCCCCTTGATCCTAACGTTTATGCCCAAAGGGAGGAGCCGTTTCCCTTCTTGCTCGTGGCCCCGACTGGCAGGGCCGCTAAACGGATGGAGGAATCCACTGGACTGCCTGCCTTTACCATTCACCGCTTGCTGGGCTGGAAAGGGGGACAGGAGTTTGATTATTCGGAAGACCGACCCCTGGAAGGAAAATTGCTTATCGTTGATGAAACGTCCATGATGGATCAGTGGCTCGCTAACCAACTGTTCCGGGCTCTGCCGGACGATATTCACGTCATTTTGGTGGGGGATCAGGATCAGCTGCCCTCAGTTGGTCCGGGACAGGTGCTGCGCGATTTGTTGGATAGCGGTCAAATTCCTGTAGTGGAACTGAAGGATGTCTTCCGCCAGGCGCAGGATTCGTCCATCATTAGCCTGGCCCATCAAATTAAAAACGGCCGCTTGCAGGAGGATATAACCCAGCCCAAGCCTGACCGGCGCTTTTTTCCCTGCTCCAGCGATCAGGTGGTGGATGTGGTCTCGCGGGTGTGCCAATCCGCTTTAAACAAAGGATATACACCCAAAGACATTCAGGTCTTGGCGCCCATGTACAGGGGGAAAGCCGGGATCGATGCTTTGAACGAAGCGTTACAGCAAACGTTTAACCCACCAGCAGAGCACAAGAGGGAATTAAAGGTAAAGGATCACATTTTCCGTGTGGGAGACAAAGTGCTCCAGCTGGTTAACAACTTGGAGCAACACGTTTTTAACGGGGATATCGGGGAAGTGACCGCTATCCTTTTGGCACAGGAGACGAAAGAGCAGGAAGACCAATTGGTGGTGGCTTTTGAACATAAAGAAGTGCGTTACAAGAAGAGTGAACTCCATCAGTTGACCCTGGCCTATTGCTGCTCCATTCACAAATCCCAAGGCAGTGAATACCCCATCGTGGTTGTTCCTGTTGTGAAATCGTACCAGCGGATGTTAAGGCGCAATTTGTTGTACACCGCCATCACCAGGGGAAAAGAATATTTGATTCTGTGCGGCGAAAAAGACGCATTTGATGCGGCTATTGACCGGGAGGAGGCAGCGATCCGCTATACCCACTTAAAAGAAACACTTCAGGAGTGGCTGGCTGGCAATCACTCCTAG
- a CDS encoding endolytic transglycosylase MltG encodes MAEEKTKKPAGEDHGAEPKAGSTKLKENEEPDDVEYLEVEAASPLKVVLVTLGVIFLLAVIVAAAGSLYLYSQLKPVNPGAQDEVVEVEIPKGSSTAQIAQILHEAGLIKNERLFYYYVRYLGVSDFKAGQYQLSPSMSARKIIEVLQEGG; translated from the coding sequence ATGGCTGAAGAAAAAACTAAAAAGCCGGCCGGGGAGGATCATGGAGCTGAGCCAAAAGCCGGTTCAACTAAGCTTAAGGAAAACGAAGAACCAGATGACGTGGAGTACTTGGAAGTTGAGGCAGCTTCTCCGCTTAAAGTGGTGCTGGTGACGCTGGGAGTTATTTTTTTGCTGGCGGTGATTGTTGCTGCAGCGGGAAGTTTGTACCTGTACAGCCAGCTAAAGCCCGTTAATCCAGGAGCTCAAGATGAAGTGGTTGAAGTTGAGATTCCAAAGGGCTCCTCTACGGCACAGATTGCACAAATCCTCCATGAGGCAGGCCTGATTAAAAACGAAAGGTTGTTTTACTATTATGTGCGTTATTTGGGCGTGAGTGATTTTAAGGCCGGACAATATCAGTTATCACCCAGCATGTCTGCCAGGAAAATCATCGAGGTGTTACAGGAAGGCGGTTAA
- the ruvX gene encoding Holliday junction resolvase RuvX: MRIMGLDVGQKTIGVSVSDELGWTAQGIEVIKRTDLQRDLARLEELIAEYQVGQIIVGLPKNMDGTIGETGTRCQAFAQVLREKTGLPVEMWDERLSTKSAERILLSADMSRKKRKQVIDKMAAVIMLQSYLDAKTRSR, translated from the coding sequence GTGCGCATCATGGGTTTGGATGTAGGGCAAAAAACGATCGGAGTAAGTGTCAGTGATGAGCTGGGTTGGACGGCTCAGGGAATTGAGGTGATTAAGCGGACTGACTTGCAACGTGACCTGGCCCGGTTGGAAGAGCTGATCGCCGAATATCAAGTGGGTCAAATTATTGTTGGACTCCCCAAGAATATGGATGGCACCATCGGTGAAACAGGCACGCGCTGCCAAGCTTTTGCTCAAGTGTTGCGCGAGAAAACGGGTTTGCCGGTCGAGATGTGGGACGAACGCCTGTCTACCAAGTCAGCTGAACGCATTCTTCTTTCCGCGGACATGAGCCGTAAAAAACGAAAGCAAGTGATTGACAAAATGGCGGCTGTGATTATGTTACAAAGTTATCTGGATGCAAAGACTAGAAGCAGGTGA
- a CDS encoding AI-2E family transporter, producing MRTFLSLSGLIGSSVIVLSLISIYLLILITPYLSPVFHLLATVLIPLILAVIVAYLLHPFVEMLMRLKVKRSLAILLVYTLFFGGMLLACWLLFPLFVGQIRGLMAQLPAVQEQLIEWYHRFDNRIEQLPGGLHGAVDDVIHNFEQHIRQWVEETLLSLTDTLGNFFMFLVVPFFAFYLLNDIEGIQKRLLLLIPRSKRKMVFRMWRNIDNSLGEYIRGQLIVSLLVGLLAVIGYYAIGLPYALFLGTVVGVFNIIPFFGPIIGAVPSSFVALVTDPGLILWVIVINIIIQILEGNMINPYIVGKRLHIHPMLIILALLVGAEVGGIIGLLFAVPVFVMIRVIVVNIVLHIRRYRSQERIKEEMG from the coding sequence ATGAGAACGTTTCTGTCGCTATCCGGTTTGATTGGTTCCAGCGTGATTGTGCTTAGCTTAATCTCCATCTATCTGCTGATTTTGATCACACCCTACTTAAGCCCAGTCTTTCATTTGCTGGCTACGGTGTTGATCCCCCTCATTTTGGCTGTCATTGTCGCCTATTTGTTACACCCCTTTGTGGAAATGTTGATGAGATTAAAAGTGAAACGTTCACTGGCCATTCTCTTGGTTTATACGCTCTTTTTCGGAGGAATGCTCCTGGCGTGCTGGCTTCTGTTTCCCTTGTTTGTCGGTCAAATCCGGGGCCTGATGGCCCAGCTGCCTGCCGTCCAAGAACAGCTGATTGAGTGGTACCACCGTTTTGACAACCGGATTGAGCAGCTTCCCGGCGGTCTGCACGGAGCGGTCGACGACGTCATACACAATTTTGAACAACACATACGCCAGTGGGTGGAAGAAACGTTGCTCTCCCTTACGGATACCCTGGGAAATTTTTTTATGTTCCTCGTGGTTCCATTTTTTGCTTTTTACCTGTTGAATGACATTGAGGGCATACAAAAACGGTTGCTCTTATTAATCCCCAGATCAAAGAGGAAAATGGTGTTTCGTATGTGGCGGAACATTGATAACTCCTTAGGGGAATACATCCGCGGCCAACTGATTGTCAGTTTATTGGTCGGGTTATTGGCTGTGATCGGTTACTACGCCATCGGGTTGCCGTATGCTCTGTTTTTAGGAACAGTGGTGGGTGTGTTCAACATTATCCCCTTTTTTGGTCCCATTATAGGTGCGGTACCCAGCAGTTTTGTTGCACTGGTGACTGATCCGGGCCTCATTTTATGGGTCATTGTGATTAATATCATCATACAAATATTGGAAGGTAATATGATCAATCCATATATTGTGGGCAAGCGGCTGCACATTCACCCCATGTTGATTATCCTGGCCTTATTGGTCGGAGCTGAAGTGGGGGGGATTATCGGGCTTCTGTTTGCTGTCCCTGTTTTTGTGATGATCAGGGTCATTGTGGTCAATATTGTGCTCCATATCCGGCGCTACCGGTCCCAAGAGCGGATCAAAGAAGAAATGGGCTAA
- a CDS encoding PRC-barrel domain-containing protein, whose amino-acid sequence MRRACDVIGSVVMNITSGENLGRVADLVFDREGRLQGLVLEKQSWFGKPPFLPVSHIRSIGEDLVTVAQPLPETPSTLHDKWFLFQQGQPSMLGTPVVTANGKQLGVLEDVYFDEQLGTIVGYELSDGFFSDMLEGRHMIRQPAKFLFGKDAFVVQMSPDDMSQQ is encoded by the coding sequence GTGCGTCGCGCATGTGATGTGATTGGTTCTGTCGTGATGAACATTACTTCGGGTGAGAATCTGGGCCGGGTGGCCGACTTGGTCTTTGACCGGGAAGGACGCCTGCAGGGACTGGTCCTGGAAAAGCAATCCTGGTTTGGCAAACCGCCATTTTTACCTGTATCACACATCCGCAGTATCGGTGAAGACCTGGTGACGGTGGCCCAACCCCTTCCTGAAACACCTAGCACACTTCACGACAAATGGTTTTTGTTTCAGCAAGGTCAACCCAGCATGTTGGGTACTCCCGTTGTAACAGCCAACGGGAAACAATTAGGGGTTCTGGAAGATGTATACTTTGATGAACAATTGGGCACCATAGTAGGGTACGAATTATCGGACGGCTTCTTTAGTGACATGCTGGAGGGACGCCATATGATCCGGCAGCCAGCTAAATTTTTGTTCGGCAAAGATGCCTTTGTCGTACAGATGTCCCCTGATGACATGTCGCAACAGTAA
- a CDS encoding DUF1292 domain-containing protein, producing the protein MIKGREEEERIIIPDEEGNEEVFNVLYKFDVEQTGKQYILLVPADQEKDPEAEEQEVYAFRYEETREIDGGRERINLYLIEDEEEWDIVESTFQTLLEEEQVEGDIH; encoded by the coding sequence ATGATTAAGGGCCGAGAAGAAGAGGAACGCATTATTATCCCTGATGAAGAGGGAAATGAAGAAGTGTTTAACGTCCTGTACAAGTTTGATGTGGAACAAACCGGCAAACAGTACATTTTGCTCGTGCCCGCCGATCAGGAAAAAGACCCTGAGGCGGAGGAGCAAGAGGTGTATGCTTTCCGCTATGAGGAAACACGAGAAATCGACGGAGGCCGGGAACGCATTAACCTGTACCTGATCGAGGATGAAGAAGAATGGGACATTGTGGAGTCCACCTTTCAAACTCTTCTAGAGGAAGAGCAAGTGGAGGGTGACATTCATTAA
- a CDS encoding O-methyltransferase, with translation MLVDPRLTQYLRQLTPLGHPVLAEMEEHAAREGIPIIDRASIQLISILLQTKANVERVLEIGTAIGYSAIWMAEVVPGAHIDTIERDEQRVRQARAYIARAGLAERITVHHADAKDNPPSLSEHYDCIFIDAAKGQYRFFFERYGTRLKPGGLIISDNVLFRGHVVHNQVENKRLTPLVQKLQAYNKWLADHPRFETSFVPVGDGLAISRLKTKPSEN, from the coding sequence ATGTTAGTAGATCCGCGGCTAACACAATATTTGCGTCAACTCACGCCTCTTGGTCACCCCGTGTTGGCCGAGATGGAAGAGCATGCGGCCAGGGAAGGGATTCCGATTATTGATCGCGCTTCTATCCAGTTGATCAGCATCCTGTTACAAACAAAAGCCAATGTAGAACGCGTGCTAGAAATTGGAACGGCTATTGGATACTCGGCCATTTGGATGGCAGAAGTGGTTCCTGGCGCCCATATCGATACAATTGAACGGGATGAACAGAGAGTGCGACAGGCCCGGGCATATATCGCCCGCGCAGGGTTGGCCGAACGGATTACCGTTCATCATGCAGATGCGAAAGATAATCCTCCGTCTCTTTCTGAACATTATGATTGCATTTTTATAGATGCGGCTAAAGGGCAGTACCGGTTCTTTTTTGAACGGTATGGGACCAGATTAAAACCTGGTGGTCTGATTATTTCAGATAATGTACTTTTCAGGGGTCATGTGGTCCATAACCAAGTGGAAAACAAGCGTTTAACCCCTTTGGTTCAGAAGTTACAAGCGTATAACAAGTGGCTGGCTGACCATCCCCGCTTTGAAACCAGTTTTGTTCCCGTGGGTGATGGTTTGGCCATCAGCAGGCTGAAAACAAAGCCATCTGAGAACTGA
- the alaS gene encoding alanine--tRNA ligase, with product MKPLSSAEIREMFLDFFKEKGHRVEPSASLIPHDDPSLLWINSGVATLKKYFDGRVIPDNPRIVNCQKSIRTNDIENVGKTARHHTFFEMLGNFSIGDYFKKEAIHWAWEFLTDPRWIGLDPERLSVTIHPEDDEAFEIWHKEIGLPEERIIRLEDNFWDIGEGPCGPNTEIFYDRGEAYGNDPDDPELYPGGENERYLEIWNLVFSQYNHNPDGSYTPLPKKNIDTGMGLERMASVLQDVPTNFDTDLFQPIIQKTAQMSGKPYGENKEDDVAFKVIADHVRTVAFAIGDGALPSNEGRGYVIRRLLRRAVRYGKELGINEPFLYQLTPVVGEIMGSFYPEVVDKREFIASVVKTEEERFHETLHEGLSILSGMIKELKAKGENRLSGQQAFTLYDTYGFPLDLTEDFAGEQGIEVDREGFEREMETQRERARAARQDVDSMQVQGGVLGDFKEKSEFVGYDQLRTQAKVLALIVDDQFVDIVPSGQSCQIILDQTPFYAESGGQVADQGVLTADGLEVRIKDVQKGPGGQHVHQGQVVKGTLTKGSVVTAEIDEKKRAAIVKNHTATHLLHQALKDVLGEHVNQAGSLVAPDRLRFDFSHFSALSDEELHKIETLVNQCIWQHLPVETMYRSLEEAKAMGAMALFGEKYGETVRVVKVGDYSLELCGGCHVKNTAEIGLFKIVSESGIGAGTRRIEAVTGQYAYQHLNHYQELLKKAAAMLKTKADSVPDRINALHGQLKELQRENEALKGKLAKIEASRLLDQVQEVDGVPVLAAKVSATDMDDLRTRVDNLKQKLGSAVIVLGANVNGKAMVVTGVTKDLVKKGYHAGQLIKKVASICGGGGGGRPDMAQAGGKDPHKLDEALKTVPELVKTVLQS from the coding sequence GTGAAACCTTTATCTTCTGCTGAAATCAGAGAGATGTTTCTTGATTTTTTTAAGGAAAAAGGGCACCGCGTTGAGCCCAGTGCGTCCCTGATTCCCCACGACGACCCGTCGCTGTTGTGGATCAACTCAGGCGTGGCCACTTTAAAAAAATATTTTGACGGCAGGGTCATTCCTGACAATCCGCGCATTGTCAATTGTCAAAAATCGATCCGCACCAATGATATAGAAAATGTGGGTAAGACGGCCCGCCACCACACCTTTTTTGAGATGCTGGGGAACTTTTCCATCGGCGACTACTTTAAAAAAGAGGCGATTCACTGGGCCTGGGAGTTCCTGACCGACCCCCGCTGGATCGGCTTGGATCCAGAGAGACTGTCTGTGACGATTCACCCGGAAGATGATGAGGCCTTTGAAATCTGGCATAAAGAAATTGGGTTGCCAGAAGAGCGCATTATCAGGCTGGAAGATAACTTCTGGGATATTGGGGAAGGCCCCTGCGGCCCCAACACAGAAATCTTCTATGACCGCGGGGAAGCTTACGGCAACGACCCGGACGATCCTGAGCTGTATCCTGGCGGCGAAAACGAGCGTTATCTGGAAATTTGGAATCTGGTCTTTTCCCAGTACAATCACAATCCTGACGGTTCCTATACCCCGTTGCCGAAGAAAAATATTGACACAGGCATGGGCTTGGAACGGATGGCCTCTGTCTTGCAAGATGTACCCACCAACTTTGACACCGATCTGTTCCAGCCCATTATTCAGAAGACGGCTCAGATGTCTGGAAAACCTTACGGAGAAAATAAAGAAGATGACGTTGCTTTTAAAGTGATTGCCGACCACGTGCGTACCGTGGCCTTCGCCATCGGAGACGGGGCTTTGCCTTCCAACGAAGGAAGGGGCTATGTCATCCGCCGCTTGTTAAGACGGGCGGTCCGCTATGGAAAAGAGTTGGGCATCAACGAGCCGTTCTTGTATCAATTGACTCCGGTGGTGGGCGAGATCATGGGCTCCTTCTATCCGGAAGTTGTGGACAAACGGGAGTTTATCGCCAGTGTGGTTAAAACAGAGGAAGAGCGTTTCCATGAAACGTTGCATGAAGGCTTGTCCATTTTGAGCGGCATGATTAAGGAGTTGAAAGCCAAAGGCGAAAACCGTCTTTCAGGCCAGCAAGCGTTTACCTTATATGACACCTACGGTTTCCCCCTTGATTTAACCGAGGATTTTGCCGGGGAGCAAGGAATTGAAGTAGACCGGGAAGGCTTTGAACGGGAAATGGAAACCCAGCGTGAGCGGGCACGGGCTGCAAGGCAAGATGTGGACAGCATGCAGGTGCAAGGAGGTGTACTAGGTGATTTTAAAGAAAAAAGTGAGTTTGTCGGTTATGACCAACTCAGAACCCAAGCCAAAGTGCTTGCGTTGATTGTGGATGACCAGTTTGTCGACATTGTTCCCAGCGGTCAAAGCTGCCAGATTATCCTGGATCAAACCCCCTTTTATGCTGAAAGCGGGGGACAGGTGGCTGACCAAGGGGTGTTGACGGCAGACGGCCTTGAAGTCCGGATTAAGGATGTCCAAAAAGGCCCGGGCGGTCAACATGTCCATCAGGGGCAAGTGGTGAAAGGGACTCTCACTAAAGGAAGCGTGGTGACAGCTGAGATTGACGAAAAGAAGCGGGCGGCGATCGTCAAAAACCATACAGCCACGCACTTGCTGCACCAGGCCTTAAAAGATGTGCTTGGTGAGCATGTGAATCAGGCTGGTTCTTTGGTGGCACCGGACCGCTTGCGCTTCGACTTCTCCCATTTCAGTGCTTTAAGCGATGAGGAGTTGCACAAGATTGAAACCTTGGTCAACCAGTGCATCTGGCAACATCTTCCTGTTGAAACCATGTACCGCTCATTAGAGGAAGCCAAAGCGATGGGCGCTATGGCCCTGTTCGGCGAAAAGTATGGGGAAACGGTACGTGTAGTTAAAGTGGGTGATTACAGCCTGGAACTGTGCGGCGGCTGCCATGTCAAGAACACCGCAGAAATTGGCCTGTTTAAAATTGTGTCCGAAAGCGGCATTGGAGCTGGCACACGCCGGATTGAAGCTGTTACAGGGCAGTATGCCTATCAACATCTCAACCATTATCAAGAGCTGTTGAAAAAAGCTGCAGCCATGTTAAAAACGAAAGCAGACAGCGTTCCAGACCGGATCAACGCCTTGCACGGCCAATTAAAAGAATTACAACGGGAAAATGAAGCCCTTAAAGGTAAACTGGCCAAAATAGAAGCTTCCCGCTTGTTGGATCAGGTTCAAGAGGTGGATGGCGTGCCTGTGCTGGCCGCCAAGGTGTCAGCGACCGACATGGATGACTTGCGCACCCGGGTGGACAACCTGAAACAAAAGCTGGGTTCTGCCGTCATTGTGCTGGGAGCCAATGTAAACGGTAAAGCCATGGTTGTCACCGGAGTGACCAAAGATCTGGTCAAGAAGGGGTATCATGCTGGGCAATTGATTAAGAAAGTGGCCTCGATCTGTGGCGGTGGTGGCGGTGGCCGTCCGGATATGGCCCAAGCCGGGGGCAAGGATCCCCATAAATTGGACGAGGCTTTAAAAACTGTGCCGGAACTGGTTAAAACTGTTTTACAAAGCTAG
- the greA gene encoding transcription elongation factor GreA: MADKETLVTEEGLKKLKDELEYLITVKRPEVVEKIKIARSYGDLSENSEYDAARDEQAFVESRIQQLQKMIHNAKIIDASKEEEDVVTVGKTVVLQELPDGETEEYTIVGRTEADPAAGKISNDSPMAKGLLGRKVGEVVTIHTPGGDIEVKILEVRV, encoded by the coding sequence ATGGCGGACAAGGAAACACTTGTGACGGAAGAAGGTTTAAAAAAATTAAAGGATGAATTGGAGTACCTGATTACGGTTAAACGTCCGGAAGTTGTGGAAAAGATTAAGATCGCCCGCAGTTACGGAGACCTGAGCGAAAACTCGGAATATGATGCGGCACGTGATGAACAGGCCTTTGTGGAATCGCGCATTCAGCAGCTGCAAAAAATGATCCACAACGCAAAAATTATTGACGCCTCCAAAGAAGAAGAGGATGTGGTGACCGTTGGCAAAACGGTGGTGTTACAGGAGTTGCCTGACGGTGAAACGGAGGAGTATACCATCGTAGGGCGCACAGAGGCGGATCCAGCTGCAGGGAAGATTTCAAACGATTCACCCATGGCCAAGGGCTTGCTGGGAAGAAAAGTAGGCGAAGTCGTGACCATTCATACACCTGGCGGAGATATTGAGGTGAAAATTTTAGAAGTGCGTGTGTAG